In Streptomyces sp. P3, one DNA window encodes the following:
- a CDS encoding aspartate aminotransferase family protein has translation MTPQTDPRAGAAVKAADRAHVFHSWSAQELIDPLAVAGAEGSYFWDYDGNRYLDLTSGLVYTNIGYQHPKVVAAIQEQAARLTTFAPAFAIEARSEAARLIAERTPGDLDKIFFTNGGADAVEHAVRMARLHTGRAKVLSAYRSYHGGTQQAVNLTGDPRRWASDTATAGVVHFWAPFLYRSRFYAETEEQETARALEHLETTIAFEGPATIAAIILETIPGTAGIMVPPPGYLAGVREICDRHGIVFVLDEVMAGFGRTGEWFAADLSGVVPDLMTFAKGVNSGYVPLGGVAISGAVAETFGKRPYPGGLTYSGHPLACAAAVATIEVMAEEGVVENAKRLGASLVEPGLRALAERHPSVGEVRGVGMFWAVELVKNRETREPLVPYNAAGEANAAMAAFGAAARKAGVWPFVNMNRTHFVPPLNVCESEVKEGLAALDTALSAADEFTE, from the coding sequence ATGACCCCTCAGACCGACCCCCGGGCCGGCGCCGCCGTCAAGGCCGCCGACCGCGCGCACGTCTTCCACTCCTGGTCCGCCCAGGAGCTCATCGACCCGCTCGCCGTGGCCGGCGCCGAGGGGTCGTACTTCTGGGACTACGACGGCAACCGGTACCTCGACCTCACCAGCGGGCTCGTCTACACGAACATCGGCTACCAGCACCCGAAGGTCGTCGCCGCGATACAGGAGCAGGCCGCACGCCTGACCACCTTCGCCCCCGCCTTCGCGATCGAGGCCCGCTCCGAGGCGGCCCGGCTGATCGCCGAGCGCACCCCCGGCGACCTGGACAAGATCTTCTTCACCAACGGCGGGGCCGACGCCGTCGAGCACGCCGTGCGCATGGCCCGGCTGCACACCGGCCGCGCCAAGGTGCTCTCCGCCTACCGCTCCTACCACGGCGGCACCCAGCAGGCCGTGAACCTCACCGGCGACCCGCGCCGCTGGGCCTCCGACACCGCCACGGCCGGCGTCGTGCACTTCTGGGCGCCCTTCCTCTACCGCTCCCGCTTCTACGCCGAGACCGAGGAGCAGGAGACCGCGCGCGCCCTCGAACACCTCGAGACGACGATCGCCTTCGAGGGGCCGGCGACCATCGCCGCGATCATCCTCGAGACGATCCCGGGCACCGCCGGGATCATGGTCCCGCCGCCCGGCTACCTCGCGGGCGTCCGCGAGATCTGCGACCGGCACGGGATCGTCTTCGTCCTCGACGAGGTCATGGCCGGGTTCGGACGCACCGGGGAGTGGTTCGCGGCCGACCTGTCCGGCGTCGTGCCCGACCTGATGACCTTCGCCAAGGGCGTGAACTCCGGATACGTGCCGCTCGGCGGAGTGGCCATCTCCGGCGCCGTGGCGGAGACCTTCGGCAAGCGGCCCTACCCGGGCGGCCTGACGTACTCGGGGCATCCGCTGGCCTGCGCGGCCGCCGTCGCGACGATCGAGGTCATGGCGGAGGAGGGCGTCGTCGAGAACGCGAAGCGCCTCGGCGCCTCCCTCGTCGAGCCGGGGCTGCGGGCACTGGCCGAGCGGCACCCGAGCGTCGGCGAGGTGCGCGGGGTCGGCATGTTCTGGGCGGTCGAACTGGTGAAGAACCGCGAGACCCGCGAACCGCTGGTGCCGTACAACGCGGCCGGCGAGGCCAACGCGGCCATGGCGGCGTTCGGCGCGGCGGCCAGGAAGGCCGGCGTGTGGCCGTTCGTGAACATGAACCGCACGCATTTCGTGCCGCCGCTCAACGTCTGCGAGTCGGAGGTCAAGGAAGGCCTCGCGGCCCTCGACACGGCGCTCTCGGCGGCCGACGAGTTCACCGAGTAG
- a CDS encoding diacylglycerol kinase family protein codes for MATFATSDQLLVIIDPVSRRADGESVRIAKDVLSAGASSTKVCLPEDPEEFARALARRGSRRPVVIGDDRALARAVALLHRQRALADCVLSVVPVGGSVAVAHALGVPTGPVAAARAVLDGAERRLDLLVDDSDGVVLGTLRIPAPPAAGGVLPADPAGRPWLQSLVRTLVPVRPSRPSRPVAAPLPPGPARLRVEVDGTTLVDLDQPVEAVSVTPGASGSAEVVVRPSSVGAEAAPLRAYGRTVTVSGADFRYRTDAAVAGPVRRRTWTVREGALALMLPVR; via the coding sequence GTGGCGACTTTCGCGACGTCCGATCAGCTGCTGGTGATCATCGATCCGGTCTCCCGGCGCGCGGACGGGGAGTCCGTGCGGATCGCGAAAGACGTGCTCAGCGCGGGTGCGTCCAGCACGAAGGTGTGTCTGCCGGAGGACCCGGAGGAATTCGCCCGGGCGCTGGCCCGGCGGGGATCGCGGCGGCCGGTGGTCATCGGCGACGACCGTGCGCTGGCCCGGGCGGTGGCCCTGCTGCACCGGCAGCGGGCCCTGGCCGACTGCGTGCTGTCGGTGGTGCCGGTGGGCGGCTCCGTGGCCGTCGCGCACGCCCTGGGCGTGCCCACGGGCCCGGTCGCGGCGGCGCGGGCCGTCCTGGACGGGGCCGAGCGGCGGCTGGACCTGCTGGTCGACGACAGCGACGGGGTGGTGCTGGGGACGCTGCGGATCCCCGCGCCGCCGGCCGCCGGCGGCGTCCTGCCGGCGGACCCCGCGGGGCGGCCCTGGCTGCAGTCGCTGGTCCGCACGCTCGTCCCCGTCAGGCCCTCCCGGCCCTCCCGGCCGGTCGCCGCCCCGCTCCCGCCCGGCCCGGCCCGGCTGCGGGTCGAGGTGGACGGGACGACCCTGGTCGACCTGGACCAGCCGGTGGAGGCGGTGTCGGTGACGCCCGGGGCCTCGGGCTCGGCCGAGGTGGTGGTGCGTCCCTCGTCGGTGGGCGCGGAGGCGGCGCCGCTGCGGGCGTACGGCCGGACGGTGACCGTCTCGGGGGCCGACTTCCGCTACCGGACGGACGCCGCGGTCGCCGGCCCGGTACGCCGGCGGACGTGGACCGTGCGGGAGGGAGCGCTGGCGCTGATGCTGCCGGTGCGGTGA
- a CDS encoding GbsR/MarR family transcriptional regulator codes for MTETDADGRDEEAVSRFVESFAAQLVEAGMQRMPARVFAALLSSDEGAMTSAELAGQLRISPAAVSGAVRYLAQQHMVSREREPGSRRERYRVHSDQWYEALTNREAVLKRWEGALREGVESLGGDTAAGRRMSETLAFFEFVDTEIAAMMERWRQHRAQLFGDG; via the coding sequence ATGACCGAAACTGATGCGGACGGGCGGGACGAGGAGGCCGTGTCGCGGTTCGTCGAGTCCTTCGCCGCCCAACTCGTCGAGGCCGGTATGCAGCGCATGCCCGCCCGGGTCTTCGCCGCGCTCCTCTCCTCCGACGAGGGCGCGATGACCTCCGCCGAACTCGCCGGACAGCTCAGGATCAGCCCCGCCGCCGTCTCCGGCGCGGTGCGCTACCTGGCCCAGCAGCACATGGTCTCCCGCGAGCGCGAGCCCGGTTCCCGGCGCGAGCGCTACCGCGTGCACAGCGACCAGTGGTACGAGGCGCTGACCAACCGCGAGGCCGTGCTGAAGCGGTGGGAGGGGGCGCTGCGCGAGGGCGTCGAGAGCCTCGGCGGCGACACCGCCGCGGGACGCCGGATGTCCGAGACCCTCGCCTTCTTCGAGTTCGTCGACACCGAGATCGCCGCCATGATGGAACGCTGGCGACAGCACCGCGCACAGCTCTTCGGAGACGGCTGA
- a CDS encoding ABC transporter permease produces MTTVLAAPRFSQLTGTATLLRFALRRDRLLIPVWVAVNTLMVLSMPASLEGLYDTPAARADLLRQMDANSSFRALIGPVFDDSLGALTAWRVGVFAAALAAVTSLLVVVRHTRDEEESGRQELIASGMVGRRASLTAALLAAAVADAALGLLVTAGLAGQGAAGAAAFGLGLAAAGMLFATTAAVVAQLTQSARLARGLTAAVLGAAFVLRAAGDSARTDGSSPLTWLSPLGWLENLRPFADERWWVLGLFAAAILAQGALAYGLAGRRDVGMSFLPTLPGPPTGRLGSAFALAWRLQRGGVLGWSIGFLLAGVVYGGLTEGAADLVGDNDRAREIIERMGGQSGLTDAFLASMIGMLGLIASLFVVASVLRLHGEETSGRAEPVLANAVGRLRWASGHLAIAFGGAALIMLLAGLGFAAGYGRQTLPVLGACLVQLPAVWTVGALTLVLYGWAPRLAPAGWGVAAAILLLGWIGPALDAPSAVLDVSPFAHLPKLPGGEMAWGPVLVLLLSALVLSAVGLAGVRRRDMTT; encoded by the coding sequence GTGACCACCGTCCTCGCCGCACCCCGGTTCTCCCAACTCACCGGCACCGCAACGCTGCTGCGCTTCGCGCTCCGCCGCGACCGGCTGCTGATCCCGGTCTGGGTCGCCGTGAACACCCTCATGGTGCTGTCCATGCCCGCCAGCCTCGAGGGCCTGTACGACACTCCGGCCGCCCGGGCCGACCTGCTGCGGCAGATGGACGCCAACTCCTCCTTCCGTGCCCTGATCGGCCCCGTGTTCGACGACTCGCTCGGCGCGCTGACGGCCTGGCGGGTCGGCGTGTTCGCAGCCGCCCTGGCCGCGGTGACGAGCCTGCTGGTCGTGGTGCGGCACACCCGTGACGAGGAGGAGAGCGGCCGTCAGGAGCTGATCGCCTCCGGCATGGTCGGGCGGCGCGCCTCCCTGACGGCGGCCCTGCTCGCGGCGGCCGTCGCCGACGCCGCCCTCGGTCTGCTGGTCACGGCGGGCCTCGCGGGTCAAGGGGCGGCGGGCGCCGCCGCGTTCGGCCTCGGTCTGGCCGCAGCGGGCATGCTGTTCGCGACGACGGCGGCGGTCGTCGCCCAGCTCACGCAGAGCGCACGGCTGGCCCGCGGGCTGACGGCGGCGGTCCTCGGCGCCGCCTTCGTCCTGCGGGCGGCGGGCGACTCGGCCAGGACCGACGGTTCGTCACCGTTGACCTGGCTCTCGCCGCTCGGCTGGCTGGAGAACCTGCGGCCGTTCGCGGACGAACGATGGTGGGTGCTGGGGCTCTTCGCGGCGGCGATCCTCGCACAGGGCGCGCTGGCCTACGGCCTGGCCGGCCGCCGCGACGTCGGCATGAGCTTCCTGCCGACCCTCCCCGGACCCCCCACCGGACGGCTCGGCAGCGCCTTCGCCCTGGCCTGGCGGCTGCAGCGGGGCGGGGTGCTGGGCTGGAGCATCGGTTTCCTCCTCGCCGGCGTCGTCTACGGCGGCCTGACCGAGGGCGCCGCCGACCTGGTCGGCGACAACGACAGGGCCCGCGAGATCATCGAGCGGATGGGCGGGCAGTCCGGGCTGACGGACGCGTTCCTCGCCTCGATGATCGGCATGCTCGGGCTGATCGCGTCCCTCTTCGTCGTCGCGTCCGTGCTCCGGCTGCACGGCGAGGAGACGTCGGGCCGCGCGGAACCCGTGCTGGCGAACGCGGTGGGACGGCTGCGCTGGGCGTCCGGGCACCTGGCGATCGCCTTCGGCGGCGCTGCCCTCATCATGCTGCTGGCCGGCCTCGGCTTCGCCGCCGGCTACGGCAGGCAGACCCTCCCGGTCCTGGGCGCCTGTCTGGTGCAGCTCCCCGCGGTGTGGACGGTCGGCGCCCTGACCCTCGTCCTGTACGGCTGGGCTCCGCGGCTGGCCCCGGCCGGCTGGGGCGTGGCCGCCGCGATCCTCCTCCTCGGCTGGATCGGCCCCGCCCTCGACGCACCGTCGGCGGTTCTGGACGTCTCCCCCTTCGCCCACCTGCCGAAGCTGCCCGGCGGCGAGATGGCATGGGGGCCGGTGCTGGTCCTGCTGCTGTCGGCGCTCGTCCTGTCCGCCGTCGGCCTGGCGGGAGTGCGGCGGCGCGACATGACGACGTGA
- a CDS encoding adenylosuccinate synthase, giving the protein MPALVLLGAQWGDEGKGKATDLLGGSVDYVVRYQGGNNAGHTVVVGDQKYALHLLPSGILSPGCTPVIGNGVVVDPSVLLSELSGLNERGVDTSKLLISGNAHIITPYNVTVDKVTERFLGKRKIGTTGRGIGPTYADKINRVGIRVQDLYDESILMQKVEAALDAKNQLLTKLYNRRAIAVDQVVEELLGYAEKLAPYVTDTVLVLNQALENDKVVLFEGGQGTLLDIDHGTYPFVTSSNPTAGGACTGAGVGPTKISRVIGILKAYTTRVGAGPFPTELLDEDGEALRRIGGERGVTTGRDRRCGWFDAVIARYATRVNGLTDFFLTKLDVLTGWEQIPVCVAYEIDGRRVEELPYSQSDFHHAKPIYETLPGWSEDITKAKSFSDLPKNAQAYVKALEEMSGAPISAIGVGPGRDETIEINSFL; this is encoded by the coding sequence GTGCCCGCACTTGTGCTGCTCGGTGCTCAGTGGGGTGACGAAGGCAAGGGAAAGGCCACCGACCTGCTCGGTGGCTCGGTGGATTACGTGGTGCGTTACCAGGGTGGCAACAACGCCGGCCACACGGTCGTCGTGGGCGACCAGAAGTACGCACTCCACCTGCTCCCTTCCGGAATCCTGTCTCCCGGCTGTACGCCGGTCATCGGTAACGGTGTCGTCGTCGACCCGTCGGTCCTGCTCTCCGAGCTGAGCGGTCTGAACGAGCGCGGCGTCGACACGTCGAAGCTGCTGATCAGCGGCAACGCGCACATCATCACTCCGTACAACGTGACTGTCGACAAGGTGACCGAACGCTTCCTCGGAAAGCGCAAGATCGGCACCACCGGGCGCGGGATCGGTCCGACTTATGCCGACAAGATCAACCGGGTCGGCATCCGGGTCCAGGACCTGTACGACGAGTCCATCCTGATGCAGAAGGTGGAGGCGGCGCTCGACGCCAAGAACCAGCTGCTCACCAAGCTGTACAACCGTCGTGCGATCGCCGTCGACCAGGTCGTCGAGGAACTGCTCGGCTACGCGGAGAAGCTCGCTCCGTACGTCACCGACACGGTCCTCGTCCTCAACCAGGCGCTGGAGAACGACAAGGTCGTCCTCTTCGAGGGCGGTCAGGGCACGCTCCTCGACATCGACCACGGCACGTACCCCTTCGTCACCTCGTCCAACCCGACCGCGGGCGGCGCCTGCACCGGCGCCGGCGTGGGCCCGACGAAGATCAGCCGGGTCATCGGCATCCTGAAGGCCTACACGACCCGCGTCGGCGCGGGCCCCTTCCCGACCGAGCTGCTCGACGAGGACGGCGAGGCGCTGCGCCGTATCGGCGGCGAGCGGGGTGTGACCACCGGCCGCGACCGCCGCTGCGGCTGGTTCGACGCGGTCATCGCCCGCTACGCGACCCGCGTGAACGGCCTGACGGACTTCTTCCTGACCAAGCTCGACGTCCTGACCGGCTGGGAGCAGATCCCGGTGTGCGTGGCGTACGAGATCGACGGCAGGCGCGTCGAGGAACTGCCGTACTCGCAGAGCGACTTCCACCACGCGAAGCCGATCTACGAGACGCTCCCCGGCTGGTCCGAGGACATCACCAAGGCGAAGTCGTTCTCCGACCTGCCGAAGAACGCCCAGGCGTACGTGAAGGCGCTGGAGGAGATGTCCGGCGCCCCGATCTCCGCTATCGGCGTCGGCCCGGGCCGGGACGAGACGATCGAGATCAACTCGTTCCTGTAG
- a CDS encoding GntR family transcriptional regulator produces the protein MPGSTGNGAVTRSTLRQQIADALRDEVLSGRLQPGQEFTVKEIAEQYGVSATPVREALVDLSAQGLLDADQHRGFRVHEFSVEDYRGMIEARNLIIEGMFIALDGGRQDQRDFDEPRTAAAIAGVRRRGEEAQRAAAAGDLTVLIGYDLRFWRELSAFFGNPYLADFLHRLRVQSWVCTVQHLRRLSDLRGFLWSGHTELVDALYRRDTAAARRMLAAYNTESITLIERLAAG, from the coding sequence ATGCCCGGCAGCACCGGCAACGGCGCAGTGACGCGCAGCACCCTGCGCCAGCAGATCGCCGACGCGCTTCGCGACGAGGTGCTGTCGGGACGGCTCCAGCCCGGGCAGGAGTTCACGGTGAAGGAGATCGCCGAGCAGTACGGCGTCTCCGCCACCCCCGTCCGCGAGGCCCTCGTCGACCTCTCGGCACAAGGTCTCCTCGACGCCGACCAGCACCGGGGCTTCCGGGTCCACGAGTTCTCCGTCGAGGACTACCGCGGCATGATCGAGGCGCGCAACCTGATCATCGAGGGCATGTTCATCGCCCTCGACGGCGGCCGCCAGGACCAGCGCGACTTCGACGAGCCGCGGACCGCGGCCGCCATCGCCGGGGTGCGCCGCCGCGGCGAGGAGGCGCAGCGCGCCGCCGCCGCGGGCGACCTCACCGTCCTCATCGGCTACGACCTGCGCTTCTGGCGCGAGCTGAGCGCCTTCTTCGGCAACCCCTACCTCGCCGACTTCCTGCACCGGCTGCGCGTGCAGTCCTGGGTGTGCACGGTGCAGCACCTGCGCCGGCTGAGCGATCTGCGCGGCTTCCTGTGGTCCGGCCACACCGAACTCGTCGACGCCCTGTACCGCCGAGACACCGCCGCCGCCCGCAGGATGCTCGCCGCGTACAACACCGAGTCCATCACCCTGATCGAGCGGCTGGCCGCGGGATGA
- a CDS encoding dolichyl-phosphate beta-glucosyltransferase: MSRADAPAAHAPTAPSAAPAVELSVVVPAYNEERRLGPTLDAVGRHLDAPGSPCGSWEIVVADDGSTDATRELVTVRRDPRVRLVTGSGTGRRGKGHALRLGVAASRGRRVLVTDADLATPVEELARLEKALADGHAAAIGSRAVPGATLGSRQHRMRELLGAAGNLLIRRTTLPGTHDTQCGFKLFDGDKARTAFAASRLDGWAIDVEVLRHFRRADWPVAEVPVHWSHQPGSKVRPADYLRFLRDLVRLRLPVPRPADVLAAVLFLALAVTLFSGRFFDPAQRYLTDSLQDQNQWEWFFAVTADNVAHLRNPLFTDLQGFPGGVNLMANTAMPGLSVPLTPVTLLFGPAVTLSLVMTLGLTATAVAWYRLIVRRLVAQRAAAFTGAALAAFAPPMVSHANAHPNFVVLFMIPPIIERALRLTAGRRTTRDAVALGLLTAYQFFLGQESLLLAALGMFLFAVAYGAVRPEVARTAARPLLNGLAIAAAVCLPLVLYPLAWQFSGPQSYTSVDHGSAPGVTNSVRSLVSFAERSLIAGDADRADALSLNPTEQNAFYGWPLVLLAFAIAALLWRRPAVKALACTALAAAVLSLGARVAVPLTGVTVPGPWAPLAGLPLFESVIESRVALVCAPALGMLLALAVDRLAHARRLGTQYAGLLAVCVALLPLVPAPLRSEPRAETPAFFADGVWKAYVRPGETLVPVPLAEPEDAEALHWQTASGLGFRMPGGYFNGPYGDGDRTGVYGVPLRFTASLLRDVRQTGVVPVIDAQARAEAREDFAYWRAGVLVLVPRRHADRLRETVDELVGRPGRRVAGVWVWDLHEGS, encoded by the coding sequence ATGAGCCGGGCGGACGCCCCTGCCGCGCACGCCCCCACCGCGCCGTCCGCCGCCCCGGCCGTCGAGCTGTCCGTCGTCGTCCCCGCCTACAACGAGGAGCGACGGCTCGGCCCCACCCTGGACGCGGTCGGCCGCCACCTGGACGCCCCCGGGAGCCCCTGCGGCAGCTGGGAGATCGTGGTCGCCGACGACGGCTCCACCGACGCCACCCGCGAACTCGTCACCGTCCGCCGCGACCCGCGCGTCCGGCTCGTCACCGGCTCCGGCACCGGCCGCCGGGGCAAGGGCCACGCCCTGCGCCTGGGCGTCGCCGCCAGCCGGGGCCGCCGGGTGCTGGTCACGGACGCCGACCTCGCCACCCCCGTCGAGGAGCTGGCCCGCCTGGAGAAGGCCCTCGCCGACGGGCACGCGGCGGCGATCGGCTCGCGGGCCGTCCCCGGCGCCACCCTCGGCAGCCGCCAGCACCGGATGCGCGAACTCCTCGGCGCGGCCGGCAACCTGCTGATACGCCGGACGACGCTGCCCGGGACGCACGACACCCAGTGCGGGTTCAAGCTCTTCGACGGCGACAAGGCGCGCACCGCCTTCGCCGCCTCCCGCCTCGACGGCTGGGCCATCGACGTGGAGGTGCTGCGCCACTTCCGGCGGGCGGACTGGCCGGTCGCCGAGGTGCCCGTGCACTGGTCCCACCAGCCCGGCTCGAAGGTCCGCCCGGCGGACTACCTCCGCTTCCTGCGCGACCTGGTCCGGCTGCGACTCCCCGTACCGAGACCCGCCGACGTCCTGGCGGCCGTCCTCTTCCTCGCGCTGGCGGTCACACTCTTCTCCGGACGCTTCTTCGACCCGGCGCAGCGCTATCTCACCGACTCCCTGCAGGACCAGAACCAGTGGGAGTGGTTCTTCGCGGTGACCGCCGACAACGTCGCCCACCTGCGCAACCCCCTGTTCACCGACCTCCAGGGCTTCCCCGGCGGCGTGAACCTGATGGCCAACACGGCGATGCCGGGCCTGTCGGTGCCGCTCACACCCGTGACCCTGCTGTTCGGGCCCGCCGTCACGCTCAGCCTGGTGATGACGCTCGGTCTGACCGCCACCGCCGTCGCCTGGTACCGGCTGATCGTGCGGCGGCTCGTGGCGCAGCGGGCGGCCGCCTTCACCGGAGCCGCGCTGGCCGCGTTCGCCCCGCCGATGGTCAGCCACGCCAACGCCCACCCGAACTTCGTCGTGCTCTTCATGATCCCGCCGATCATCGAGCGCGCCCTGCGGCTGACGGCCGGACGGCGGACCACCCGCGACGCGGTCGCCCTCGGCCTGCTGACGGCCTACCAGTTCTTCCTGGGCCAGGAGTCGTTGCTGCTCGCCGCCCTGGGCATGTTCCTGTTCGCCGTGGCCTACGGCGCCGTGCGCCCCGAAGTGGCGCGCACGGCGGCCCGCCCGCTGCTGAACGGCCTCGCGATCGCCGCAGCCGTCTGTCTGCCGCTCGTCCTCTATCCGCTGGCCTGGCAGTTCTCCGGGCCGCAGAGCTACACGAGCGTCGACCACGGCTCCGCGCCCGGAGTCACCAACTCCGTGCGGTCGCTGGTCTCGTTCGCCGAGCGCTCGCTGATCGCGGGCGACGCCGACCGCGCCGACGCGCTCTCCCTGAACCCCACCGAGCAGAACGCCTTCTACGGCTGGCCGCTGGTCCTGCTCGCGTTCGCGATCGCCGCGCTGCTGTGGCGGCGGCCCGCGGTCAAGGCGCTGGCCTGCACGGCGCTGGCCGCGGCGGTGCTGTCCCTCGGCGCCCGGGTCGCCGTGCCCCTCACCGGCGTCACCGTGCCCGGCCCCTGGGCCCCGCTGGCCGGCCTCCCGCTCTTCGAGTCGGTCATCGAGAGCCGGGTCGCGCTGGTCTGCGCCCCGGCGCTCGGCATGCTGCTCGCCCTGGCCGTCGACCGGCTGGCCCACGCCCGCCGGCTCGGCACCCAGTACGCCGGGCTGCTGGCCGTCTGCGTCGCCCTGCTCCCCCTCGTCCCGGCGCCGCTGAGGTCCGAGCCGCGCGCCGAGACGCCCGCCTTCTTCGCGGACGGCGTCTGGAAGGCCTACGTCCGGCCCGGCGAGACGCTGGTCCCGGTGCCGCTCGCCGAACCGGAGGACGCCGAGGCCCTGCACTGGCAGACGGCGTCCGGCCTCGGCTTCCGGATGCCCGGCGGCTACTTCAACGGCCCTTACGGGGACGGCGACCGTACCGGCGTCTACGGCGTCCCGCTGCGCTTCACGGCGAGTCTGCTGCGCGACGTGCGCCAGACCGGCGTGGTGCCGGTGATCGACGCCCAGGCCCGCGCCGAGGCCCGCGAGGACTTCGCGTACTGGCGGGCGGGCGTACTGGTGCTGGTCCCTCGGCGCCACGCGGACCGGCTGCGTGAGACCGTGGACGAACTGGTCGGCCGGCCCGGGAGGCGGGTGGCCGGAGTGTGGGTATGGGATCTGCACGAGGGGAGCTGA
- a CDS encoding ABC transporter ATP-binding protein yields MTKAITVSGLHKSFGRTHALDGLDLEVEAGEVHGFLGPNGAGKSTAIRVLLGLLRADSGAARILGRDPWKDAVEAHRRIAYVPGDVTLWRNLSGGEVIDLYGRLRGGGLDTARRAELIDRFELDPTKKGRTYSKGNRQKVALVAAFASDVDLLILDEPTSGLDPLMEEVFQHCVREERDRGRTILLSSHILSEVEELCDRVSIIRKGRTVETGSLADLRHLTRTSVTAELAGAPDGLAHLPGVHGLEVRGGRVRLQVDTDRLDAVLRSLSASGVRSLTSTPPTLEELFLRHYQEAAQ; encoded by the coding sequence ATGACGAAGGCCATCACGGTGTCCGGACTGCACAAGTCCTTCGGCCGCACCCACGCGCTCGACGGGCTCGACCTGGAGGTCGAGGCCGGGGAGGTGCACGGCTTCCTCGGCCCCAACGGCGCCGGCAAGTCCACCGCCATCCGCGTCCTGCTGGGCCTGCTGCGCGCCGACTCGGGCGCCGCGCGGATCCTCGGCCGCGACCCGTGGAAGGACGCGGTCGAGGCGCACCGGCGCATCGCCTACGTGCCCGGCGACGTCACCCTGTGGCGCAACCTCTCCGGCGGCGAGGTCATCGACCTGTACGGACGGCTGCGCGGCGGCGGCCTCGACACCGCCCGCCGCGCCGAGCTGATCGACCGCTTCGAGCTGGACCCCACCAAGAAGGGCCGCACCTACTCGAAGGGCAACCGTCAGAAGGTCGCCCTGGTCGCCGCGTTCGCCTCGGACGTCGACCTCCTCATCCTGGACGAACCGACGTCCGGCCTCGACCCCCTGATGGAGGAGGTCTTCCAGCACTGTGTGCGCGAGGAACGCGACCGGGGCCGGACGATCCTGCTGTCCTCCCACATCCTCAGCGAGGTCGAGGAACTGTGCGACCGCGTCAGCATCATCCGCAAGGGCCGCACGGTGGAGACCGGCTCCCTGGCCGACCTGCGCCATCTGACCCGCACCAGCGTGACCGCCGAACTGGCCGGCGCCCCCGACGGGTTGGCGCACCTGCCGGGCGTGCACGGCCTGGAGGTGCGGGGCGGACGGGTCCGCCTCCAGGTCGACACCGACCGACTGGACGCCGTGCTGCGGTCGTTGAGCGCGTCGGGCGTGCGGTCGCTGACGTCGACGCCGCCGACACTGGAGGAACTGTTCCTGCGGCACTACCAGGAGGCGGCGCAGTGA